The following proteins are co-located in the Deltaproteobacteria bacterium genome:
- a CDS encoding rhodanese-like domain-containing protein — protein sequence MKKLRKGVRQLVDEANAEVESVSAKDAIALAKRDDVLIVDLRDPREREADGFIPGSFHAPRGMLEFWVDPESPYYKDVFGSGKRFVLHCASGWRSALAAKAVQDMGLEGVSHIATGFKGWVEAGGPVEGGSKG from the coding sequence ATGAAGAAGCTCAGAAAGGGCGTGCGCCAGCTCGTGGACGAGGCCAACGCCGAGGTCGAGTCGGTGAGCGCGAAGGACGCGATCGCGCTCGCGAAGCGCGACGACGTGTTGATCGTCGATCTGCGCGATCCGCGCGAGCGCGAAGCCGACGGCTTCATTCCCGGCTCGTTTCACGCGCCGCGCGGAATGCTCGAGTTCTGGGTCGACCCCGAGAGCCCCTACTACAAGGACGTGTTCGGCAGCGGCAAGCGCTTCGTGCTGCACTGCGCGAGCGGCTGGCGCTCGGCGCTCGCCGCCAAGGCCGTGCAGGACATGGGGCTCGAGGGCGTGTCGCACATCGCCACCGGCTTCAAGGGCTGGGTCGAGGCGGGCGGGCCGGTCGAGGGCGGGTCGAAGGGCTAG